The Methanomicrobiales archaeon genome has a segment encoding these proteins:
- a CDS encoding transcription factor, with translation MVKKEDLLEDPAIRIYLHRLVGEEGLDLLRRFPDEGEYSDEDLAAKTGINLNTVRHTLYTLYERRLAEYRRIKNAETGWLTYLWKLNLNAIYDAIREDMRAILEKLEARERFEEENDFFMCADCGRFTFIEVADLGFICPRCGQEVAHYENEMLLRALKKRTAAIRECLGQ, from the coding sequence ATGGTGAAGAAAGAGGATCTTCTGGAGGACCCAGCCATTCGGATCTACCTGCACCGCCTGGTGGGAGAGGAGGGTCTGGATCTGCTGAGAAGGTTTCCCGACGAAGGCGAGTACAGCGACGAGGATCTGGCCGCCAAGACCGGTATCAACCTGAACACAGTACGGCACACGCTCTATACGCTCTACGAGAGGAGGCTCGCCGAGTACCGCAGGATCAAGAACGCCGAGACCGGCTGGCTCACCTACCTCTGGAAACTGAACCTGAATGCGATCTATGACGCCATCCGCGAAGATATGCGGGCGATTCTCGAGAAGCTCGAGGCCCGTGAGCGGTTCGAGGAGGAGAACGACTTCTTCATGTGCGCCGACTGCGGACGGTTCACCTTTATCGAGGTGGCCGATCTCGGCTTCATATGCCCCCGCTGCGGACAGGAGGTCGCTCACTACGAGAACGAGATGCTGCTCCGTGCCCTGAAAAAGAGGACGGCAGCCATACGAGAATGTCTGGGGCAGTGA
- a CDS encoding HD domain-containing protein, with product MSGAVIGDPERILIETGVDAGVLAHCRAVAAVARAWEGSPLVDRNLLRAGAMLHDIGRSVTHSVEHAQIGASLCRSRGLPEPVARIVERHIGGGLTADECSLLEIPPKDCMPQTLEERIVAHADNLVEGDREASIYRLLQQSTWLKRRYRKRIYRLCLDVELFRG from the coding sequence ATGTCTGGGGCAGTGATCGGGGACCCCGAGAGGATCCTCATCGAGACAGGTGTCGATGCCGGAGTGCTCGCTCACTGCCGGGCCGTCGCGGCCGTCGCACGGGCATGGGAGGGCAGCCCCCTGGTCGACCGGAACCTATTGAGAGCGGGCGCGATGCTGCACGACATCGGACGCAGCGTCACCCATTCGGTCGAGCACGCGCAGATCGGCGCCTCACTCTGCCGCTCGCGGGGTCTGCCGGAGCCGGTCGCACGGATCGTGGAGCGGCACATCGGCGGCGGACTTACCGCCGACGAATGCAGCCTGCTGGAGATTCCCCCGAAAGACTGCATGCCGCAGACCCTCGAGGAGCGGATCGTCGCCCACGCGGATAATCTGGTTGAAGGCGATCGGGAGGCTTCCATCTATCGGCTGCTGCAGCAGTCCACATGGCTGAAGAGGCGGTATCGGAAGCGGATCTACCGCCTCTGCCTGGATGTGGAGCTGTTCAGAGGATGA